In the Streptomyces sp. BHT-5-2 genome, one interval contains:
- a CDS encoding molybdopterin cofactor-binding domain-containing protein, whose protein sequence is MMDVQNRLPRERTEAVEPVDEGAADTGRGAEGIDRRRFLGYVLAAPTLAVAAQLGEAAAGSTPAHAAVGSLPELTQIFDLNDMLTDAALPTAGLITIHVHADGTASFALPRAEVGQGITTSTAMLIAEELDLPLEKVRVTLADARPELLFNQLTGGSNTTISTYTPIRVAAAIARKRLLEAAAELLGAEISTLTSKAGVITAPNGRTATYGSLAGKAASPKTVRVATDLKPRSAFSVIGTARNRVDARESVTGRKQFAMDLHVPGAAPTMVCRPPTINGTVRSVQNLAAVRAMPGVTDVAAISTGVAVRARTFGQCIDAVRALRVTWGPGTAERASDDTVLRELKAAELPLAVPRLSHLAKTVEGSFTFHFASNSALEPNCAVADVRSDRAEIWAALKSPIVAQQAIAAKLGLPQSAVTVHVAEGGGSFGRKLFSDAALEAAEVSKAMGKPVKLMWHRTDEFRQGRTHPMATSRIRATYALGKVLTYEQRHTSVSTDFGHGLGEIITATAAKLPVGDLTFSETIFTLSQQTPYDLGLSTQFLNEVDKGFNTGSMRNIYSPNVRCAQELVIDRLADEMGKDRLALRRQLIKGDRARAVLDKVAELGGWGGELPDGMAQGIAVHPEYHGVVAVLAEIDCRPGTTGRHIPDACTGPRVTKVVCAVDVGLAVNPKGLEAQMMGGIMDGIAITLTSGLHLKDGAFLEGSWDNYFYTRQWNTPPELKIVVMPPTTGKPGGAGELAVGAASAAVACAYGAATGTMPTTFPVNHSGPLGFEPLPTVPPIPQSPTDGLDRAY, encoded by the coding sequence ATGATGGACGTTCAGAATCGTCTGCCGCGGGAGCGCACGGAGGCCGTCGAGCCGGTCGACGAGGGCGCCGCGGACACCGGACGCGGGGCGGAGGGGATCGACCGCCGCAGGTTCCTCGGCTACGTCCTGGCGGCGCCGACGCTGGCCGTTGCGGCCCAACTGGGCGAGGCGGCCGCCGGATCGACGCCGGCACACGCCGCGGTCGGCTCGCTGCCCGAGCTCACGCAAATCTTCGACCTGAACGACATGCTCACCGACGCCGCGCTGCCGACCGCCGGCCTCATCACCATCCATGTCCACGCCGACGGCACCGCCTCGTTCGCACTGCCCCGCGCCGAGGTGGGCCAGGGCATCACCACCTCCACCGCGATGCTGATCGCCGAGGAACTCGACCTGCCGCTGGAGAAGGTCCGGGTCACCCTCGCGGACGCGCGCCCGGAACTGCTCTTCAACCAGCTCACCGGCGGTTCCAACACCACCATCTCCACCTACACACCCATCCGGGTCGCGGCGGCGATCGCCAGGAAGCGGCTCCTGGAGGCCGCCGCCGAGCTGCTCGGTGCCGAGATATCCACGCTGACCAGCAAGGCCGGGGTGATCACCGCCCCGAACGGCCGCACCGCGACCTACGGTTCGCTCGCCGGGAAGGCCGCGAGCCCGAAGACCGTACGGGTCGCCACCGACCTCAAACCGCGTTCCGCGTTCTCGGTCATCGGCACCGCCCGCAACCGCGTCGACGCCAGGGAGAGCGTGACGGGACGCAAGCAGTTCGCCATGGACCTGCACGTGCCCGGCGCCGCGCCGACCATGGTGTGCCGGCCGCCCACGATCAACGGCACGGTGCGCTCCGTGCAGAATCTCGCGGCGGTACGGGCGATGCCGGGCGTCACCGACGTCGCGGCCATCTCCACCGGTGTCGCCGTGCGCGCCCGGACCTTCGGGCAGTGCATCGACGCGGTGCGTGCCCTTCGGGTGACCTGGGGCCCGGGAACCGCGGAACGGGCGTCCGACGACACCGTCCTGCGCGAGCTGAAGGCAGCCGAACTTCCCCTCGCCGTACCGAGGTTGAGTCATCTGGCCAAGACCGTCGAAGGCTCCTTCACCTTCCACTTCGCCAGCAACAGCGCGCTGGAGCCCAACTGCGCGGTGGCCGACGTACGGTCCGACCGGGCCGAGATCTGGGCGGCCCTGAAGTCGCCGATCGTCGCCCAGCAGGCGATCGCGGCCAAGCTCGGACTGCCGCAGAGCGCGGTCACGGTGCATGTCGCCGAGGGCGGTGGGTCGTTCGGCCGCAAGCTGTTCTCCGACGCCGCACTCGAAGCCGCCGAGGTCTCCAAGGCGATGGGCAAGCCGGTCAAGCTGATGTGGCACCGCACCGACGAGTTCCGGCAGGGGCGTACCCACCCGATGGCCACTTCGCGCATCCGCGCGACGTACGCGCTGGGCAAGGTGCTCACCTACGAACAGCGGCACACCTCCGTCTCCACCGACTTCGGGCACGGCCTGGGCGAGATCATCACCGCCACGGCCGCCAAGCTGCCCGTGGGAGACCTCACCTTCTCCGAGACGATCTTCACGCTCAGCCAGCAGACGCCCTACGACCTGGGCCTTTCCACCCAGTTCCTCAACGAGGTGGACAAGGGCTTCAACACCGGCAGCATGCGCAACATCTACTCGCCCAACGTCCGGTGCGCCCAGGAGCTCGTCATCGACCGGCTGGCGGACGAGATGGGCAAGGACCGCCTGGCCCTCCGCCGGCAACTGATCAAGGGAGACCGGGCCAGGGCCGTCCTGGACAAGGTCGCCGAACTCGGCGGATGGGGAGGGGAGTTGCCCGACGGCATGGCCCAGGGCATCGCCGTCCACCCCGAGTACCACGGCGTCGTGGCGGTGCTCGCCGAGATCGACTGCCGCCCCGGGACCACCGGGCGGCACATCCCCGACGCCTGTACGGGTCCCCGCGTCACCAAGGTCGTCTGTGCCGTCGACGTCGGCCTGGCCGTGAATCCCAAGGGCCTGGAGGCGCAGATGATGGGCGGCATCATGGACGGCATCGCCATCACGCTCACCTCGGGCCTGCACCTCAAGGACGGTGCGTTCCTGGAGGGCAGCTGGGACAACTACTTCTACACCCGACAGTGGAACACCCCGCCCGAGCTGAAGATCGTGGTCATGCCGCCGACCACCGGAAAGCCGGGCGGCGCGGGGGAGTTGGCGGTCGGCGCCGCCTCCGCCGCGGTCGCCTGCGCCTACGGCGCGGCCACCGGCACCATGCCCACGACGTTCCCCGTCAACCACTCCGGCCCGCTCGGCTTCGAGCCGCTGCCGACCGTCCCCCCGATCCCGCAATCGCCGACCGACGGACTGGACCGCGCCTACTGA
- a CDS encoding TetR/AcrR family transcriptional regulator, whose translation MGNREDLLAGAKQCLVERGWARTTVRDIANAAGVSHAAIGYHFGSKDALLTQALVQAVDELDDELRPQATGDEPADRWQALIDSFTTHRALWVAQLEAAVQAERSPEVRAHLAEGQRQGREGLGGSVPLALLTGLMMQWLIDPEHAPSGGDVVHELRSLAGDS comes from the coding sequence ATGGGAAACCGAGAGGATTTGCTCGCCGGGGCCAAGCAGTGCCTGGTCGAACGCGGCTGGGCCCGCACCACCGTCCGGGACATCGCCAACGCCGCCGGTGTCAGCCACGCCGCCATCGGCTACCACTTCGGCTCCAAGGACGCGCTGCTCACCCAGGCACTGGTGCAAGCGGTGGACGAACTCGACGACGAACTCCGCCCCCAGGCAACGGGGGACGAGCCGGCGGACCGCTGGCAGGCACTGATCGACAGCTTCACCACCCACCGGGCGTTGTGGGTGGCCCAGTTGGAGGCCGCGGTGCAGGCCGAGCGGTCGCCGGAGGTCCGCGCCCATCTCGCCGAGGGGCAGCGCCAGGGCCGCGAGGGACTGGGCGGTTCGGTACCGCTCGCCTTGCTGACGGGGCTGATGATGCAGTGGCTGATCGACCCGGAGCACGCGCCGTCCGGCGGTGACGTGGTCCACGAACTGCGCTCGCTCGCCGGCGATTCCTGA